In a single window of the Bacteroidia bacterium genome:
- a CDS encoding choice-of-anchor V domain-containing protein, giving the protein MKRKLILTATIALAAGLILTVNDYKTNYGYSHAAGQVGATGSPADGGATCDQGGCHNSYALGTKTGWITSNIPPVGYTAGHQYLITCTATYVGRSKFGFNAGVSAGTIVSSDGQTQTSGNEVTHTINSNTGTNGRSWSFYWTAPTSGSSVTFYAAFNCANGDGGVGGDYIYTSTLVANAVTPTANDAGISAITTPSSTICSSSFTPIVTLKNFGTNTLTTATINYKTDAGAPATFAWTGTLATSATTNITLPLQTTIAGAHTFTAYSTAPNGTTDTDNYNDTTTTHFNCVPVGNTVPFNQGFEATTFPPAGWSIVNPDNSITWVRTTAAHQTGTASIEMDNYNYNGAGQTDDIITPPINCTALSSVSLSFGVAYTYYNGSPAQYDSLRVLVSADCGQTFTSVYYKGGANLATLAGGSSSEFVPNSAQWRTETVNLNAFAGMNILVDFRSITEYGNDLYIDNVNISAPTAVVNLSKNYSSIVLFPNPTNDQLTLRYYDAQDEQVLISLYSIDGKKVMDIVSAHQQAGTHTQQISLKGTVSKGMYFVKTIQGEQTTMQKIVVQ; this is encoded by the coding sequence ATGAAAAGAAAACTGATACTTACCGCAACCATTGCTTTAGCAGCAGGTTTAATTTTAACTGTGAATGATTATAAAACTAATTATGGATATTCGCACGCAGCAGGACAAGTCGGAGCAACTGGTTCTCCCGCGGATGGCGGTGCTACCTGTGATCAAGGAGGGTGCCATAATTCTTATGCTTTGGGAACAAAAACAGGTTGGATAACAAGCAATATTCCTCCTGTGGGTTATACCGCAGGACATCAATATTTAATTACCTGCACAGCTACTTATGTGGGCAGAAGTAAATTTGGCTTTAACGCAGGCGTTTCTGCAGGAACGATTGTTAGTTCAGATGGACAAACACAAACATCTGGGAATGAAGTAACACATACCATCAATAGCAATACTGGCACCAACGGACGCTCTTGGAGTTTTTATTGGACTGCTCCGACAAGTGGCTCCAGTGTTACATTTTATGCGGCATTTAATTGCGCCAACGGAGATGGTGGTGTGGGAGGAGATTATATTTATACTTCCACTTTAGTTGCAAATGCTGTTACACCTACGGCGAATGATGCAGGAATTTCAGCAATTACAACTCCTTCTTCCACTATTTGTTCCAGTTCTTTTACGCCAATAGTTACACTCAAAAATTTCGGAACAAACACATTAACTACTGCTACTATTAATTATAAAACAGATGCTGGAGCGCCTGCTACATTTGCTTGGACGGGTACATTGGCTACTTCTGCTACTACAAACATTACACTTCCTTTACAAACTACAATTGCTGGCGCACACACATTTACGGCATATTCGACAGCTCCTAATGGTACAACGGATACGGACAATTACAACGATACTACGACCACACATTTTAATTGTGTTCCTGTCGGAAATACCGTTCCGTTTAACCAAGGTTTTGAAGCCACTACATTCCCGCCTGCTGGTTGGAGTATCGTAAATCCGGATAACAGTATTACCTGGGTGCGTACTACAGCTGCACATCAAACAGGAACAGCATCCATAGAAATGGACAATTATAATTACAATGGCGCAGGACAAACAGATGATATTATTACTCCTCCTATTAACTGTACGGCTTTAAGTTCTGTGAGTCTTTCGTTTGGTGTGGCTTATACTTATTACAATGGATCGCCAGCTCAGTATGATTCCTTACGCGTATTGGTATCCGCTGATTGCGGACAAACTTTTACTTCTGTTTATTACAAAGGAGGAGCGAATTTGGCAACACTCGCTGGAGGAAGTTCGAGCGAATTTGTGCCTAATTCAGCACAATGGCGTACAGAAACGGTGAACCTAAATGCTTTTGCGGGAATGAATATTTTAGTAGATTTCAGAAGTATTACAGAATATGGAAATGATTTATATATTGATAATGTGAATATTTCTGCTCCAACGGCTGTCGTTAATTTGTCGAAAAATTATTCTTCCATAGTACTTTTTCCAAATCCAACAAATGATCAATTAACCCTTCGTTACTACGATGCACAAGACGAACAAGTACTAATTTCATTGTATTCGATTGACGGAAAAAAAGTAATGGACATTGTTTCCGCACATCAACAAGCTGGAACGCACACGCAACAAATATCGCTGAAAGGCACAGTATCAAAAGGAATGTATTTCGTGAAAACAATACAAGGAGAACAAACAACGATGCAAAAAATAGTGGTTCAATAA